Proteins encoded in a region of the Gemmatimonadaceae bacterium genome:
- a CDS encoding S46 family peptidase produces the protein MISSLRSIRFLAALIAVLLIPALASAQAKPAAKAPAAAAALVQTGPGGWIKEFGTMWTFDAPPMDYWKGRYGFEPTKEWLEHVRLSAVRIPGCSASFVSDNGLVMTNHHCARGCITAVSPKDTSYQEAGFTSAKLEDEKKCPGMYADQLVGTEDVTAKVRAAVTSKKTAEQVEQRDKAINDIQAACSVGGLTCQVVTFYQGGKYSLYRYKRYIDVRLVMAPEEGTSFFGGDPDNFTYPRYDLDLTLLRVYENNAPFKAPHYLKWNAKGAGEGELTFVVGNPGSTGRLLTMAQMEFLRDYQYPFQLANYKAQIAFFKALVAQSEANKRMYENTVFGLENSQKAVTGYNAGLIDKNIMAKKAAFEKDFRARILGKPDLAGKYGKSWDNIAAAQKELGSFFVAQQFQGFAGSTLLNLAAGIVRIPEQEKLADSLRLQAYRGPGLARAKGQIGASMPVDVAMDKQLLAMQFERALKALGPNDPFVKLALNGKAPAEAAAALLDNTTLTKVEARKALLDGGAAAVAASTDPLIVFARQVNPMATRHSMRAMKLNTTISANVELVGQAIYAAYGESLPPDATFTLRITDGVVAGFPYNGTIAPYKTSIYGLYGRSAEFDNKPPFQLAPRWVNARTAVDMTTPINFTSTHDIIGGNSGSPVINARAEVVGLVFDGNIESLPNRFIFTDDVARTVAVHTAGITEALKKVYGLPRITQELEAAAAKK, from the coding sequence ATGATCTCATCTCTTCGCAGCATCCGCTTCCTCGCGGCCCTGATCGCGGTGCTCCTGATTCCGGCGCTGGCGAGCGCGCAGGCCAAGCCGGCCGCCAAGGCGCCAGCGGCGGCCGCGGCCCTGGTGCAGACCGGCCCCGGCGGCTGGATCAAGGAATTCGGCACCATGTGGACCTTCGACGCGCCGCCGATGGACTACTGGAAGGGCCGCTACGGCTTTGAGCCCACCAAGGAATGGCTCGAGCATGTGCGCCTCTCCGCCGTCCGCATCCCCGGCTGCTCCGCGTCGTTCGTGAGCGACAACGGCCTGGTGATGACCAACCATCACTGCGCCCGCGGCTGCATCACCGCCGTCTCGCCCAAGGACACGAGCTACCAGGAGGCCGGCTTCACCTCGGCCAAGCTCGAGGACGAGAAGAAGTGCCCCGGCATGTACGCCGACCAGCTCGTCGGCACCGAGGACGTGACCGCCAAGGTGCGCGCGGCCGTGACCTCCAAGAAGACCGCCGAGCAGGTGGAGCAGCGCGACAAGGCGATCAACGACATCCAGGCCGCCTGCTCGGTGGGCGGCCTCACCTGCCAGGTCGTCACGTTCTACCAGGGCGGCAAGTACTCGCTCTATCGCTACAAGCGCTACATTGACGTCCGCCTCGTGATGGCGCCGGAAGAAGGGACGTCGTTCTTCGGCGGCGATCCGGACAACTTCACGTATCCGCGCTACGACCTCGACCTCACGCTGCTGCGCGTCTACGAGAACAACGCCCCGTTCAAGGCGCCGCACTACCTCAAGTGGAACGCCAAGGGCGCGGGCGAAGGCGAGCTGACGTTCGTCGTCGGCAACCCGGGAAGCACCGGCCGCCTGCTGACCATGGCGCAGATGGAATTCCTGCGCGACTACCAGTATCCGTTCCAGCTTGCCAACTACAAGGCGCAGATTGCCTTCTTCAAGGCGCTCGTCGCGCAGAGCGAGGCCAACAAGCGGATGTACGAGAACACCGTCTTCGGCCTCGAGAACTCGCAGAAGGCCGTCACGGGCTACAACGCCGGCCTGATCGACAAGAACATCATGGCCAAGAAGGCCGCGTTCGAGAAGGATTTCCGCGCGCGCATCCTGGGCAAGCCCGACCTCGCCGGCAAGTACGGCAAGTCGTGGGACAACATCGCCGCCGCGCAGAAGGAATTGGGCTCGTTCTTCGTCGCCCAGCAGTTCCAGGGGTTCGCGGGCTCGACGCTGCTGAATCTCGCCGCCGGCATCGTCCGCATTCCGGAGCAGGAGAAACTGGCCGATTCGCTCCGCCTCCAGGCCTATCGCGGCCCGGGCCTCGCGCGCGCCAAGGGACAGATTGGCGCCAGCATGCCGGTGGACGTCGCGATGGACAAGCAGCTCCTCGCCATGCAGTTCGAGCGCGCGCTCAAGGCGCTGGGCCCGAACGACCCGTTCGTCAAGCTCGCGCTGAACGGCAAGGCGCCGGCTGAAGCCGCCGCCGCCCTGCTCGACAACACGACGCTCACCAAGGTCGAGGCGCGCAAGGCGCTGCTCGACGGCGGCGCCGCCGCCGTGGCCGCCAGCACCGACCCGCTCATCGTGTTCGCCCGCCAGGTGAACCCGATGGCCACCAGGCACTCGATGCGCGCGATGAAGCTGAACACCACCATCAGCGCGAACGTCGAGCTGGTGGGCCAGGCCATCTACGCCGCCTACGGCGAGAGCCTGCCGCCGGACGCCACCTTCACGCTGCGCATCACCGACGGCGTGGTCGCCGGCTTCCCGTACAACGGCACCATCGCCCCGTACAAGACCAGCATCTACGGTCTCTACGGCCGCAGCGCCGAGTTCGACAACAAGCCGCCGTTCCAGCTCGCGCCGCGCTGGGTGAACGCCCGCACCGCGGTGGACATGACGACGCCCATCAACTTCACCAGCACGCACGACATCATCGGCGGCAACTCCGGCAGCCCGGTGATCAACGCCAGGGCGGAAGTGGTGGGCCTGGTCTTCGACGGCAACATCGAGAGCCTGCCGAACCGCTTCATCTTCACCGACGACGTGGCCCGCACGGTGGCCGTGCACACCGCCGGCATCACCGAGGCGCTCAAGAAGGTGTACGGCCTGCCGCGCATCACGCAGGAGCTCGAGGCGGCCGCCGCGAAGAAGTAG